One region of Salvia miltiorrhiza cultivar Shanhuang (shh) chromosome 3, IMPLAD_Smil_shh, whole genome shotgun sequence genomic DNA includes:
- the LOC131014157 gene encoding fructokinase-1, which yields MHNQVAVSLKSNYALFSSYPNSLQNPKSYPSPPKRRFHYYSVLKCRGIEIPPVTKQRFASLSIGGGSVDDERIKSVGVKEIDVATLGNLCVDIVLSVPKLPPKPLDERKAYMDELSKSPPDKKYWEAGGNCNMAIAAARLGLNVVTIGHVGDEIYGRFLFDVLHDEGIGMVEMNEQKSVANLKDYETLLCWVLVDPMQRHGFCSRADFSEEPAFSWMSTLSIEAKMAIRRSKIVFCNGYGFDELSPRLLVSALDYAVEVGTSVFFDPGPRGKSLKTGTLEEQKALEKYLRMSDVLLLTSEEAESLTGIEDPILAGQELLKEGSRTKWVIIKMGPRGSILITPSSISCAPAFKVDVMDTVGCGDSFVAAIAFGFIHKMPLVYTLTIANAVGAATAMGCGAGRNVAALNQVMELVKGSNLNEDNQFWEDLLKVHSDAEKITLLTKVGVNGNSSPVQPASLQKVVSELIPKLERAERKQVGTC from the exons ATGCATAACCAGGTTGCAGTGTCCCTCAAATCCAATTATGCCCTCTTTTCTTCCTACCCAAACTCCCTCCAAAACCCTAAATCTTATCCATCGCCACCCAAGCGCCGTTTCCATTACTATTCGGTGTTGAAATGTAGAGGAATCGAGATCCCGCCGGTCACCAAGCAGCGTTTCGCTTCTCTCAGCATCGGCGGCGGCTCCGTGGACGATGAGAGGATTAAATCCGTTGGAGTTAAGGAAATCGACGTCGCAACGCTTGGGAATTTGTGTGTTGATATAGTGCTCAGTGTTCCCAAGTTGCCGCCGAAACCCTTAGATGAACGCAAAGCCTATATGGATGAGTTGTCCAAGTCGCCTCCTGATAAG AAATACTGGGAAGCTGGTGGCAATTGCAATATGGCCATAGCAGCAGCTAGATTAGGACTTAACGTCGTTACAATTGGACATGTTGGGGATGAAATCTATGGTCGTTTCCTCTTTGATGTACTCCATGATGAAGGAATTGGTATGGTTGAAATGAACGAACAGAAAAGTGTTGCGAATCTGAAAGATTACGAAACCCTTCTGTGCTGGGTTTTAGTGGACCCCATGCAAAGGCATGGTTTTTGCAG CCGTGCAGATTTCAGTGAGGAACCTGCATTTAGTTGGATGAGCACTCTTTCTATAGAGGCAAAGATGGCTATAAGAAGGTCAAAGATCGTTTTTTGCAATGGTTATGGATTTGATGAACTTTCGCCTCGTCTACTTGTGTCTGCTCTAGATTATGCTGTTGAAGTGGGTACATCAGTCTTTTTTGACCCTGGGCCACGAGGGAAATCTCTGAAAACTGGAACGCTCGAAGAACAAAAAGCCCTTGAAAAGTACTTGAGGATGAGTGATGTTCTTCTATTAACTTCTGAAGAG GCTGAATCATTGACTGGCATTGAGGACCCTATATTAGCAGGTCAAGAGTTGCTCAAGGAAGGAAGTCGGACTAAGTGGGTGATTATTAAAATGGGTCCAAGAGGTTCTATATTGATCACCCCTTCAAGTATCTCCTGCGCCCCTGCATTTAAG GTTGATGTCATGGACACTGTTGGATGTGGAGACAGTTTCGTGGCTGCCATTGCATTTGGTTTTATACACAAAATGCCTCTGGTCTATACATTGACCATTGCAAATGCTGTAGGTGCTGCAACTGCTATGGGTTGTGGTGCTGGTAGAAATGTCGCTGCACTGAATCAGGTCATGGAACTTGTCAAAGGATCAAACCTCAACGAAGACAACCAGTTCTGGGAGGACTTGCTTAAGGTGCATTCGGATGCCGAGAAGATCACACTGCTCACAAAAGTTGGTGTAAATGGAAATAGTAGTCCCGTTCAACCTGCCTCCTTGCAGAAGGTAGTCTCTGAACTGATACCCAAGCTTGAACGCGCAGAGAGAAAGCAGGTCGGAACATGTTGA
- the LOC131014159 gene encoding iron-sulfur protein required for NADH dehydrogenase, mitochondrial, which translates to MNQLLRQCSRGGFRGFASQSGKGQNLKIEGVKDIIAVASGKGGVGKSTTAVNLAVSLANKWQLKVGLLDADVYGPSIPTMMKLHGKPEFSADKKMIPIENYGVKCMSMGSLVAEGEALVWRGPMVMKALEQMTRGVDWGMLDVLVVDMPPGTGDAQISISQRLQLSGALIVSTPQDVALMDARRGVKMFSQVNVPILGIVENMSYFKCPSCNEAHYIFGKGGAQKTADVMGMRFLGELPLETGIRSGSDEGVPIVISNPESFVSLAYGDIAQKIVSTLEILNQPYSRPEINL; encoded by the exons ATGAACCAGCTTCTGAGACAATGTTCA CGCGGAGGGTTCAGGGGTTTCGCCTCGCAGAGCGGAAAGGGGCAAAATCTGAAGATCGAAGGGGTTAAGGACATAATAGCTGTTGCTTCTGGCAAAGGTGGCGTCGGCAAGTCCACAACTGCTG TTAATTTGGCTGTTTCGCTTGCAAATAAGTGGCAGCTTAAGGTTGGGCTGCTGGATGCTGATGTTTACGGGCCATCCATTCCGACGATGATGAAGCTCCATGGAAAGCCTGAATTCAGTGCAG ATAAGAAAATGATCCCAATAGAAAACTATGGCGTCAAATGCATGTCGATGGGGTCCCTGGTGGCAGAAGGAGAGGCGCTTGTCTGGAGGGGTCCTATG GTCATGAAAGCACTTGAACAGATGACAAGAGGAGTTGATTGGGGAATGCTAGATGTTCTTGTGGTGGACATGCCACCTGGCACCGGTGATGCTCAGATTTCCATCTCGCAGAGATTGCAATTGTCAG GAGCCCTAATTGTGTCGACTCCTCAAGATGTTGCCTTAATGGATGCTCGAAGAGGTGTTAAAATGTTCTCCCAAGTGAACGTGCCA ATTTTAGGAATCGTGGAGAACATGAGCTATTTTAAATGTCCGAGCTGTAATGAGGCTCATTACATTTTTGGAAAGGGTGGAGCTCAAAAGACAGCCGATGTAATGGGCATGAGGTTTCTTGGCGAG TTGCCACTGGAGACAGGAATAAGAAGTGGTTCTGATGAAGGAGTGCCCATTGTGATATCCAATCCCGAATCTTTTGTATCATTGGCCTATGGTGATATCGCCCAGAAGATAGTCAGCACACTCGAGATACTCAACCAGCCATACTCGCGTCCTGAAATAAATCTTTAA